The following are from one region of the Streptomyces decoyicus genome:
- the panD gene encoding aspartate 1-decarboxylase: MYRTMMKSKIHRATVTQADLHYVGSLTVSADLMEAADLLPGEKVDIVDIDNGARLSTYVIEGPRDSGIIGINGAAARLISPGDLVIIIAYAAVTDEEARELQPRVVFVDGENKVMSCGGDPAEVPAGSGLKRGDVVSR, encoded by the coding sequence GTGTACCGGACCATGATGAAGTCGAAGATCCACCGGGCCACCGTGACCCAGGCGGATCTGCACTACGTGGGCTCTCTCACGGTGAGTGCGGACCTCATGGAAGCTGCCGACCTCCTCCCCGGCGAGAAGGTGGACATCGTCGACATAGACAACGGCGCACGCCTGTCCACCTACGTCATCGAAGGCCCCCGGGACTCCGGGATCATCGGCATCAACGGTGCCGCGGCCCGGCTCATCAGCCCCGGCGACCTCGTGATCATCATCGCGTACGCGGCGGTCACCGACGAAGAGGCCCGTGAGCTCCAGCCGCGGGTGGTCTTCGTCGACGGTGAGAACAAGGTCATGAGCTGTGGCGGCGATCCCGCCGAGGTGCCCGCGGGCTCCGGCCTCAAGCGGGGGGACGTCGTCTCCCGGTAG
- a CDS encoding thioesterase II family protein, with amino-acid sequence MPHSSGSLPARWLRTFQPVAAPRLRLVCFPHAGGSASFFRTWPQQLPADWEVSAVRYPGREERIAEPCLTSMAELAGGIADGLAPHMTPHTVFFGHSMGASVAHEVAALLAARGVAGPAALLVSGRAAPHRLRRLSTDELTDEDLLATVTRLGGPGAEVLGDPELRDLVLPPIRADYGLLEAYVAGPKAPAVDVPVVAYFGTEDPGPTPDDVRAWSELTSVRCEARAFPGGHFYLVPHEAELVRDIRERLSVLGSGV; translated from the coding sequence ATGCCTCACTCTTCTGGCTCGCTCCCCGCGCGGTGGCTGCGTACGTTCCAGCCGGTGGCCGCACCCCGGCTGCGGCTGGTCTGTTTCCCGCACGCCGGCGGCTCGGCGAGTTTCTTCCGCACCTGGCCCCAGCAGCTCCCGGCCGACTGGGAGGTGAGCGCGGTGCGTTATCCGGGCCGTGAGGAACGCATCGCCGAACCCTGCCTCACGAGCATGGCGGAGCTGGCCGGCGGGATTGCCGACGGGCTGGCACCCCATATGACGCCCCACACCGTCTTCTTCGGTCACAGCATGGGGGCCTCCGTGGCCCATGAGGTCGCGGCCCTGCTCGCCGCACGCGGGGTGGCAGGTCCGGCGGCGCTCCTCGTCTCCGGCCGGGCCGCCCCCCACCGCCTGCGGCGCCTCAGCACCGACGAGCTCACCGACGAGGACCTGCTGGCCACGGTTACCCGGCTCGGCGGCCCGGGGGCCGAGGTTCTGGGGGACCCCGAGCTGCGCGACCTGGTGCTGCCGCCGATCCGTGCTGACTACGGGCTGCTCGAAGCGTATGTGGCGGGTCCCAAGGCTCCTGCCGTCGACGTTCCCGTCGTCGCCTACTTCGGGACCGAGGACCCTGGGCCCACCCCCGACGACGTCCGGGCGTGGTCCGAGCTGACCTCGGTCCGCTGCGAGGCGCGCGCGTTCCCCGGCGGTCACTTCTACCTCGTCCCCCACGAAGCCGAGCTGGTCCGCGACATCCGAGAGCGACTCTCCGTCCTCGGGTCGGGGGTCTGA